The following is a genomic window from Spirosoma foliorum.
TACAACCGCTCATTCGATGGTAAATGCTTGGCTATGTTACAGGCACTGAGTAAAATACATAAGCTATACGGTAATAAAGAAGTGGCTAATCGACGGTTCTTTACCCGTATACGCAAGGTAAAAAACAGCCCGTTGAAAAAAGAGTTTATCAGCGATAGGTATCTCATAACGAATTAATTCAGCGCGGGGCCTGGCGATGACCGACGGAAAATTTCGGACAGTGTGTTATAATCCATCGAGATGATGAACCCAACTCCCGTTTCGATAATATAGCCATCCAATACGGCCTGGTAGTCATTGCGTCGGTACGCCCGCAATACATAACGACCATCGCGGGTAACGTTGTAATTGGCCGACACGTTGTCGAATACCTGATTCTGACTGGGCACTGCGGCCTGAGCCGAGTTGTCCAGAACGAAGTTTTTGCCGACCGAAACGGTGACGCGACCAGCCAGAAAACTACGCGATAACCCTACGTTCAGATCGGTGCGGGAGCCGTTTGTAGTGCCGCCCGTATTGGAGCTACCTGCCTGCGATAATAAGTTAAAATCGACATCGAACCCTTTCAACACACCCGACGCCAACCGACCCAGTTGGTCCGAGATTAGTTTACTGACACTGCTACGAGCGATGTTTTCGGCCTGGGTATTCAACCCGCCATTATCCGAGCCGGAGAAGAAGTCCGACGAGTTTTCGGGTAGGAATCGATTCAGAATCAGGAGGGCAAACACCTGTTTGTTGACTTGCGCGGGGTCTTGCCGGAGAAGCTTAAGCTTATCTTCAACCGTTGATCCCAGGTCGCTATACTGACTTGTGCTGTTGTTTTCTATCTCAGGAGAGCGAATATCAAAGCTCAATTTGGGCGCTGCCAGATTATCACTAATGGTAAGGTCGACCTCAAAAGGAAGCTTACGTTTGAGCGAGGCCGCATTGATGGATGATGTCTCATTGCCAATCAGGTCGCCAGGGGGAGCCGAAACTTTGTAGACAGCCGTCATATTGATGTCGGCTTTGAGCGGATCGCCGGTAAAATTGATGTAACCGCCTTTCTGAAGCTGGAACTGTCTTTTTAGTACCTGATAGGTCAGCGAATATTCGCCCTCGGTCACTTCATAGCGACCAAGCACCGTCAGCTGTCCTGATGCATTGACGCCTATATTGAGTCGGGCGTTGCCGCGTGCCCGCAGGTAATCACCGTTTAGTTCATCGACAACAATAGTCAATTCTGATTTTTCATCCGCTTCCAGATCGACCGAAATGGTTGAGTTGCTTAACTCCTCAAAGGCTAGTTTGGGGGCAAGCGTGTCCTTTTTGGGCTTGTATAAATATTTAGTTAGCGCCAGTGAATCGTTGTGGTTGATAAACGTTACAATTCCGTTCGATTCATCTGCACTCACCGATTCGTCGGGCAGTACCATCGAGATTTTGCTATCGTCATCAAGCCGGACCGTACCGTTAATGGATGCATTGGACCCTGTTCCTTTAATTCGCAGATCAGTACTGACAGCGGCCTGTCCGTAGGCATAATCATTGTCTTTTCGGCTGGCGTTGAGCACCTGGAAATGATCGGCCTGAACGCGTAGGTTGTAGGCAACGTTGGGCAGGTTTTTGAGGGTAACGGTGCCGTTTGTCGTCAGCGTACGGTTCAGGGTATCCCGCAATTTGAAGTCGTTAAACGTAATGGTTTGATTCGAGAAAGCGAGTGCCGACTTATCGATTCGATAGGTAGAATTGAGCTGTTTGATGTTAAAGGCAACGGAATCAAAATCGACTTTACCATCTAATTTAGGATTGTCGGTGGCTCCCGCTACGGTAAAATCACCAACGAGTTGACCCTTCGCCTGTCGTAGCTCACCAAAACTGAAGGCTTCAATGGTTCGGGCATCCAGCCGTTTCAGATTAATCGCTAAGTCGAGTGCTTCCTTGGCGTTTTCAGGATTATAAAAACCCGTAACCGTAACGTCGTTATACGGCCCCGTAAGGGTGGTGTTTACGTTAATACGGCCATCGTCGCCATTTCTCAGCCGGGCTGTCAGGTTACCAATCGGTTTCTGCATCACCTTCAGGCTATCGACGTAAATCGATCCAATAAAGGAGAGCTTGTTCGTTGTATTCAGATAATCCCGGACAATGATGGTGCCGTTCAACTGACCGCTGGCCAGCGTCGTATCCTGATTAGCCAGCCGGGCCAGGTTAGCCAGCTCAATGGCATGTGCTGTTACGCGAATCGGCGCATTTTCGTATTGTTCGGTATTGCTGATGTCGAGCGATTGCTGCCCGGTTTCCAGGTGAAGGTTGTTGATCCGTACGCCATTTTTACCGTACTGGGCAAAACCGGTGGTATCCGTTTTCCAGCGTTCGTAATTGGTAAGTAGCCCATTCGGCGCAAACTGGAATCGATAACTAGAGTCAACAATACTCAACGTGCCTGCCAGGCCGTGAAGATCCTGATTGATGGAATCTTTGTTGACGACAGCAAACCGGAACTGGTTGTTAGCGGCTATACCATTCAGATCCGTCTGGCGAATGGTCATGCCGTTATAGAGTATCCCATTAATACGGCCATCTACTTTCAACCGATTATTGGCTCCCCGAATGGCAAAGCTACTTCCCTGAAGCGTCGTTGTATCGTACACCACGACACCCGTGCGAAGGACGGCCGATAGCGTCGTATCGCGGTTATTATCCAGATAAGCATCGAATCGGACGGTATCCAAGCGCGTTAAAGCCGGAACAAAAGCCTGAAACAACGGATTCTGGTAGGCTTTAAGCGACATAGTAAACGCATGCGGGGGCGGAATTTTCTTGTAAGCCAGCGATGGTAAGGCAATGTATTGGCTGATTTCGCCCGCAATAATGTCGTACAACTGTGCATAGTCGAACTGACCATTCAGTTTAAGCTGGGCACCCGGCAAGCGGGCAACCACGTTCTTTGTGTTGCCATCAGCCGCTAGTTTCGCATAAAGCGAATCGATTGGGTAGTTTTTCCCATTCAAACTCAAAACGGCATCGCTCGCCGAAACGGTACCAACAGGCTTCGCCGGATCGGTTGAGGCCATGTCGAGTATAATCTTTCCTTTAAGCGAAAGCGGATCTTTATAAAACTTGAGTTTTTGTAGGTTCAGCTCCTGTATAGCCACTTCTCCAGCTACACTGGGGAAATCGCCTTTCAGCCCAACTTTGGTATCGATGCTCAGATTGGCATTAGGGTCTTTAAGCGCACCCGTTATATTCAGAAGGCCATTCGATAGTCGGCCCTTCGCATCAAGATTTTGGTAAACATAGCCGTTTAAATCGGCTGATTGTATGGCCAGGTCAAAATTGGTCGTCAGTGTTTTAACATCAATTCCCCGTCCGTTGACAGTGGCCCGGCCCGTTATTTTACCAACCGTTCCGGTTTGTTTGAGCCACTTACCTGCATCGAACTGATTAAGGTTGAGTGTTCCTTTATAGGTTTGATTCTTCCCGGCAACAAAGCCTGCCAGTCGCCCATCGAAATTGGCCGTACCCCATTCCGTATTCAGTTTGGTATCTAAAATAAGGTCATTCAGCTGACCATTGATTTTACCCGTCAGTTTTAGTGTTTTAGGGAGATCAATTGAGGAAGGTATAGAGCCTTTAGGTGCCAGCTTGTTAATATCGGCTAAACTGGTTGTTGCTTCCTGCACCGTCATCGCTACGCCCAAATGATTAGGGTCGGTTACGTTTGTCAGCTTACCACTGGCACGAAGTCTGGTACCAGACAACATGGTCAGCTCAATACGGGGTAAATTCAGGGCGGCCAACGTACCAACCGCCTGTGCATTGGCTTTGAAAACTCCTCCCTTATTCCCCGCAAATGGGGGCGTGTTGGCCAGATCGGGAGCTAGCTTCAATACATCATCTACCGACAGGCGACTGTCGCGCAGATTTACCCGGACGTTTACCCGCTTCGCAAAGCGTGGATTGCTAAGTTGAGCCAGCGAGTCATAACGCAACACTACCTGATCGCGAAGGAGGGTGGTTGGCGTTTGGATATAGAGTTTGGTTAACGTTGTGGTAGTGTCGGTGTAAAGCAGATTTCCGTCGAGCTGCTGAAGTACAAAAGTATCGCCAGCCTTTGCTGTAGCAGCCCGGAAACGACCGTTGCGCAGTTGTCCACTAATCCGTTGCCCGCGCTTACCTAAATCCTGATAAGCCAGAAACTTACCATCGATTCCTAAGTTTTGTAAATCAAGGTGGCCATAATCTAGCCCTTGCTTCTGACGGGGAGCCGTTTCATCATCGAATCGAACCCGATTGTTCGCAAAACGAACGTTGGTCAACTTCGCCTGCCAGCCCGGCGTGGATTCGCCCGGCGCTGTTGATGTGGTAGCTGATGTTGGCGTTGTGGCAGTCGGCTTCTTGCTTGGCTTGGTTAACGTAGCGGCAATATCGGCATTGGTGAGATTGAGCGATTTAAGACCGATTTTTTCACCTTCCAGGTATAAATAATCGGATTCCATGGCGAGCTGATCGGCACTTCCCTGGGTTTTGAAGTCGGCCGTTTCAACTCGAACGTCCCATTTTGTGTGATTGAGCTGCCATTTTCCCAAGGCCAGATCGAGCGTATCGCCGGGTTTGCTTGGGGAACTTGGTGGCGTCGGCAAGCCTTCGTACAGACGGGTATAGATATTCAAACCATTCGCAGCCACATTGGCTAGATGATATTGCGATTTGGCTACGTCAGTCTTGTCGAATGTTGCTTTCAGACTATCCAGATAGGCATTTACATCGGCTCCTGCTACATCATCTTTATACTTAATCCGAACGTCGCGAAGCGCAATTCCCTTCAGGTTTATCGCCATTGGCGTCGACACGGTGTCGGATGGCTCGGGTGTACCAGTGGGTTTTGTAATGAAAGCGTTGAGAATGTATTGGAAATTGAACGCGGTATCGGGGAGTGTACGAGTAACATTCAGCTTGATGTGCTCTAGTTCTATCTGATTCAGAGCAACCCGATTGTTGAGTAGCCCCCACATATCGAGATCAACGCGCATTCGGCCACCGTTCAGCAGGGTATCGCCTTTGGGCGTTTTGAAAAACACATCTTCCAGTTCAATCCAATCGGGAATAGAGTATTTAATACGTCCAATATGGAAGGGCGACTGAAGTTTTTGAGCGAGATAAGAGTTTACTTGTTTCGTTACAAACTGTTGTCCCCAGGGTGTCGTAGCCACAAGCACCACAAATCCTCCCAGCAACAGGACGAGGGCAAGGATACCAAGAAGAACACGAACGATCAGTTTCGCCACAATAAATTAAGTTTCCGGTTGCCACGAAACCGGTTTAGTGTTTGCTAGTGAAAACAAGGGTTTCCTTCCATAACGAGTATGGCCGGAAAATGTTACGAGATAATCCCAAAGCTGCTAAATGTCCAGATACATCTCCAATTTATCAAATTGACCCTGTAAATGACCAAATAGGTGGCTTAGCATTGCTTCATTACTAATACGACATTAGACGAACTATTATGCTATACGTCAATCATGAACATTAACCGATTGGCTAGTTAGGCAACCTTTTGTCCGGTTCCAGGGCTCTTTCTTGAACAAGTTGTTGCAGACCCGAGTCTCAGGGGGTAATTTTGGGCTTCACTTCGGTTCAACCATGAGCAACCTTTTTACTGCTGAATCTATTATCAGTCTGCTAACCCTGACATTTTTAGAAATTGTCCTGGGTATCGATAACATTATTTTCATCTCCATTGCGGCCAACAAGCTTGCGCGACAAGATCAGCCTAAAGCCCGAAATATCGGTT
Proteins encoded in this region:
- a CDS encoding translocation/assembly module TamB domain-containing protein; this translates as MAKLIVRVLLGILALVLLLGGFVVLVATTPWGQQFVTKQVNSYLAQKLQSPFHIGRIKYSIPDWIELEDVFFKTPKGDTLLNGGRMRVDLDMWGLLNNRVALNQIELEHIKLNVTRTLPDTAFNFQYILNAFITKPTGTPEPSDTVSTPMAINLKGIALRDVRIKYKDDVAGADVNAYLDSLKATFDKTDVAKSQYHLANVAANGLNIYTRLYEGLPTPPSSPSKPGDTLDLALGKWQLNHTKWDVRVETADFKTQGSADQLAMESDYLYLEGEKIGLKSLNLTNADIAATLTKPSKKPTATTPTSATTSTAPGESTPGWQAKLTNVRFANNRVRFDDETAPRQKQGLDYGHLDLQNLGIDGKFLAYQDLGKRGQRISGQLRNGRFRAATAKAGDTFVLQQLDGNLLYTDTTTTLTKLYIQTPTTLLRDQVVLRYDSLAQLSNPRFAKRVNVRVNLRDSRLSVDDVLKLAPDLANTPPFAGNKGGVFKANAQAVGTLAALNLPRIELTMLSGTRLRASGKLTNVTDPNHLGVAMTVQEATTSLADINKLAPKGSIPSSIDLPKTLKLTGKINGQLNDLILDTKLNTEWGTANFDGRLAGFVAGKNQTYKGTLNLNQFDAGKWLKQTGTVGKITGRATVNGRGIDVKTLTTNFDLAIQSADLNGYVYQNLDAKGRLSNGLLNITGALKDPNANLSIDTKVGLKGDFPSVAGEVAIQELNLQKLKFYKDPLSLKGKIILDMASTDPAKPVGTVSASDAVLSLNGKNYPIDSLYAKLAADGNTKNVVARLPGAQLKLNGQFDYAQLYDIIAGEISQYIALPSLAYKKIPPPHAFTMSLKAYQNPLFQAFVPALTRLDTVRFDAYLDNNRDTTLSAVLRTGVVVYDTTTLQGSSFAIRGANNRLKVDGRINGILYNGMTIRQTDLNGIAANNQFRFAVVNKDSINQDLHGLAGTLSIVDSSYRFQFAPNGLLTNYERWKTDTTGFAQYGKNGVRINNLHLETGQQSLDISNTEQYENAPIRVTAHAIELANLARLANQDTTLASGQLNGTIIVRDYLNTTNKLSFIGSIYVDSLKVMQKPIGNLTARLRNGDDGRINVNTTLTGPYNDVTVTGFYNPENAKEALDLAINLKRLDARTIEAFSFGELRQAKGQLVGDFTVAGATDNPKLDGKVDFDSVAFNIKQLNSTYRIDKSALAFSNQTITFNDFKLRDTLNRTLTTNGTVTLKNLPNVAYNLRVQADHFQVLNASRKDNDYAYGQAAVSTDLRIKGTGSNASINGTVRLDDDSKISMVLPDESVSADESNGIVTFINHNDSLALTKYLYKPKKDTLAPKLAFEELSNSTISVDLEADEKSELTIVVDELNGDYLRARGNARLNIGVNASGQLTVLGRYEVTEGEYSLTYQVLKRQFQLQKGGYINFTGDPLKADINMTAVYKVSAPPGDLIGNETSSINAASLKRKLPFEVDLTISDNLAAPKLSFDIRSPEIENNSTSQYSDLGSTVEDKLKLLRQDPAQVNKQVFALLILNRFLPENSSDFFSGSDNGGLNTQAENIARSSVSKLISDQLGRLASGVLKGFDVDFNLLSQAGSSNTGGTTNGSRTDLNVGLSRSFLAGRVTVSVGKNFVLDNSAQAAVPSQNQVFDNVSANYNVTRDGRYVLRAYRRNDYQAVLDGYIIETGVGFIISMDYNTLSEIFRRSSPGPALN